The Sulfolobus acidocaldarius DSM 639 genome has a window encoding:
- a CDS encoding transcription initiation factor IIB — MVEQSKVPSSSLCPPDKIIFDEERGEYICTETGEVIEERIIDQGPEWRAFTPEEKEKRSRVGGPLNQTIHDMGISTVIDWKDKDAMGRSLDPKRRLEVLRWRKWQIRTRIQSSIDRNLAQAMNELERIGNLLNLPKAVKDEAALIYRKAVEKGLVRGRSIESVVAASIYAACRRMKMARTLDEIAQFTKANRKEVARCYRLILRELDIEVPVSDPKDYVTRIGTLLSLSGITMKHAAEIIEKAKNSGLTAGKDPAGLAAAAIYIAALLNDERRTQKEIAQVAGVTEVTVRNRYKELTQELKIQIPSQ; from the coding sequence ATGGTAGAACAAAGTAAGGTTCCTTCTTCCTCCCTATGTCCACCTGACAAGATAATATTTGATGAAGAACGTGGAGAATATATTTGTACTGAGACAGGTGAAGTAATAGAAGAAAGAATAATTGATCAAGGTCCTGAGTGGAGGGCATTTACTCCAGAAGAGAAAGAGAAGAGGAGTAGAGTAGGTGGACCTTTAAATCAAACAATCCATGATATGGGAATATCTACTGTTATAGATTGGAAAGACAAAGATGCTATGGGAAGGTCTTTAGACCCTAAGAGGAGATTAGAAGTACTAAGATGGAGAAAATGGCAGATAAGGACAAGGATTCAATCCTCAATAGACAGAAACCTAGCACAAGCTATGAACGAGCTTGAGAGAATTGGTAATTTACTCAATTTGCCTAAAGCAGTTAAGGACGAAGCTGCTCTAATTTACAGAAAAGCCGTAGAGAAAGGACTAGTCAGAGGAAGAAGTATTGAGAGTGTCGTTGCAGCTTCAATTTATGCAGCATGTAGAAGAATGAAAATGGCTAGAACACTAGACGAAATAGCCCAATTCACTAAGGCTAATAGAAAAGAAGTTGCCAGATGTTATAGGCTAATACTGAGAGAATTAGACATAGAGGTACCAGTTAGTGATCCTAAGGATTACGTTACTAGAATAGGTACTCTATTAAGTTTAAGTGGTATAACAATGAAGCATGCCGCAGAGATAATAGAAAAGGCTAAGAATTCAGGATTAACTGCTGGTAAAGATCCCGCGGGTCTAGCGGCTGCTGCAATTTATATAGCAGCATTATTGAATGATGAAAGAAGAACACAGAAGGAAATTGCACAGGTAGCTGGCGTAACGGAAGTTACGGTTAGGAATAGATATAAAGAGTTAACTCAAGAATTAAAGATACAGATTCCAAGTCAATAA